The Breoghania sp. genome has a segment encoding these proteins:
- a CDS encoding HAD family hydrolase translates to MFDIQAVLFDLDGTLVDTVHDIAASMNSLLREMGEVEFDTDDYRRWIGGGSGAMVARISELLGIEEPVESFLDRYVQRYGENLTALSRPFAGAEEILATCQELDLPISVLSNKDQWMVDIICRDLFPGVAFRHTIGLSSAFPKKPDPMSARHIARDMAVEARKCLFVGDTHVDIRTAQAAGMVSAGVTWGYGLAQEIDDAGPDLCFRQMRFLDLFLRDHCSLVRGRISA, encoded by the coding sequence ATGTTTGATATTCAGGCTGTCCTGTTCGATCTGGACGGAACCCTCGTCGATACGGTTCACGACATCGCCGCTTCCATGAATTCGCTTTTGCGAGAGATGGGAGAGGTCGAGTTTGACACCGATGATTACCGCCGCTGGATTGGCGGCGGCTCCGGCGCGATGGTGGCGCGGATTTCCGAATTGCTCGGGATAGAGGAGCCCGTTGAGAGCTTCCTGGACCGCTACGTGCAGCGTTACGGGGAGAACCTCACCGCGCTTTCGCGTCCCTTTGCGGGCGCTGAAGAAATCCTCGCCACCTGCCAGGAACTGGATCTCCCGATCAGCGTCCTGAGCAACAAGGACCAGTGGATGGTGGACATCATCTGTCGGGATCTGTTTCCCGGTGTCGCCTTCCGCCACACAATCGGGCTTTCAAGCGCGTTTCCCAAAAAGCCCGATCCGATGTCCGCCCGCCATATTGCGCGCGATATGGCGGTGGAGGCCCGCAAGTGCCTCTTTGTGGGCGATACCCATGTCGATATCCGCACCGCGCAGGCCGCGGGAATGGTGTCTGCAGGGGTAACCTGGGGATACGGCCTTGCGCAGGAAATCGATGACGCAGGGCCGGATCTCTGTTTCCGGCAGATGAGATTTCTCGATCTGTTTCTTCGCGATCATTGCAGTTTGGTCCGGGGGCGCATTTCAGCCTGA
- a CDS encoding protein tyrosine phosphatase family protein — translation MIKDIFNLRMVSSQYWTAGQPSEEQLGEVAREGFDLVLNIAPQDPRYSLEDEERTVKSLGMEYQLIPIDFKAPTLEDYDRVEAALLMAKDKRVFIHCAANYRVTTIFGCFAVNHLGWSQAEWDAFIADVWDISEFPIWVDYKAQLKHHVKELAK, via the coding sequence TTGATTAAAGACATTTTCAATTTGAGGATGGTGTCCTCGCAATACTGGACCGCCGGGCAACCGAGCGAAGAGCAGCTTGGCGAAGTTGCAAGGGAAGGGTTCGATCTCGTCCTGAACATCGCCCCACAGGATCCGCGCTACAGCCTTGAGGACGAGGAGCGGACGGTCAAATCGCTGGGCATGGAGTATCAGCTCATTCCCATCGACTTCAAGGCGCCGACCCTTGAGGACTATGACCGCGTGGAGGCCGCCTTGCTGATGGCGAAGGACAAGCGCGTCTTCATCCATTGCGCTGCCAATTATCGGGTCACGACGATCTTCGGGTGTTTCGCCGTCAATCACCTCGGCTGGAGCCAGGCCGAATGGGACGCTTTCATCGCCGATGTCTGGGACATCTCCGAGTTCCCGATCTGGGTCGACTACAAGGCCCAGCTGAAGCATCACGTGAAGGAGTTGGCCAAATGA